In a single window of the Nocardioides sp. L-11A genome:
- a CDS encoding ATP-binding protein, translated as MTGSEPEQLHTSVLIAPAAERRRLRKQRRQAAARLQAEQRQVEKQAAQAKAEAEKAEHRATTFLPAAGEPGPAALRSPGRFRLPRHQDTSATLAGAYPFVAEGGLGSDGVFVGQDLYSGGSFVYDPWVLYARGIITAPNIVLAGIVGSGKSSLAKSLYTRSLPFGRRVYVPGDPKGEHTAVAEAVGGRAIVLGHGLHTRLNPLDEGHRPSGLSDEQWAATVASRRRDLIGALAETVLARGLTPLEHTAIDLALTATVAENTVPILPMVVDHILSPTDVPDGRLAEDGRLVGHALRRLVAGDLGGLFDGPSTVAFDPSLPMISLDLSRVTENSTLISVLMTCSSAWMESALLDPAGGQRWVIYDEAWRLMSHPALLRRMDAHWRLARHYGIANMLIFHKLTDLDNVGDQGSAMRSLANSLLANAETRIVYRQESDQLGTTAAALGLTGTEQKLLPTLGVGQGLWKIKSRSFISQHQLHPVELELFRTDARYLGGQS; from the coding sequence ATGACTGGCAGCGAGCCGGAGCAGTTGCACACCTCCGTCCTGATCGCCCCCGCGGCCGAGCGCCGCCGGCTGCGCAAGCAACGCCGACAGGCCGCCGCCCGCCTCCAAGCCGAACAGCGCCAGGTCGAGAAGCAAGCGGCGCAGGCGAAGGCCGAAGCCGAGAAGGCCGAACACCGCGCAACCACGTTCCTGCCAGCCGCCGGCGAACCCGGACCGGCCGCGCTCAGATCGCCCGGCCGGTTCCGGCTGCCCCGCCATCAAGACACCAGCGCGACATTGGCGGGGGCGTATCCGTTCGTCGCCGAAGGCGGCCTCGGCTCCGATGGGGTGTTCGTCGGACAAGACCTCTACTCCGGCGGCAGCTTCGTCTACGACCCCTGGGTCCTCTACGCCCGCGGGATCATCACCGCACCCAACATCGTCCTGGCCGGCATCGTCGGCTCCGGCAAGTCCAGCCTGGCGAAGTCGCTCTACACCCGGTCCCTGCCGTTTGGCCGCCGCGTCTACGTCCCCGGTGACCCGAAGGGCGAGCACACCGCGGTCGCCGAAGCAGTCGGCGGGCGGGCGATCGTCTTGGGCCACGGACTTCACACAAGGCTGAATCCGCTGGATGAAGGCCACCGCCCGAGTGGTCTCTCGGATGAGCAGTGGGCCGCCACGGTCGCGTCCCGGCGGCGTGACCTGATCGGCGCGCTGGCTGAGACCGTGCTCGCGCGGGGGTTGACGCCGTTGGAGCACACCGCGATCGACCTCGCCCTGACCGCCACCGTTGCCGAGAACACGGTGCCGATCCTGCCGATGGTCGTCGACCACATCCTCAGCCCGACCGATGTTCCGGACGGTCGCCTGGCGGAGGATGGCCGCCTCGTCGGCCACGCCCTGCGCCGCCTGGTGGCCGGGGACCTCGGCGGGCTCTTCGACGGCCCCTCGACCGTCGCGTTCGATCCGTCGCTGCCGATGATCAGCCTCGACCTGTCGCGGGTGACGGAGAACTCGACCCTCATCAGTGTCCTGATGACGTGCTCCAGCGCGTGGATGGAGTCCGCGCTGCTCGACCCGGCAGGCGGGCAACGGTGGGTGATCTACGACGAAGCCTGGCGCCTGATGTCCCACCCCGCCCTGCTCAGGCGCATGGACGCGCACTGGCGCCTGGCGCGGCATTACGGGATCGCGAACATGCTGATCTTCCACAAGCTCACCGACCTCGACAACGTCGGCGACCAGGGCTCCGCGATGCGCTCGCTCGCCAACTCCCTCCTGGCGAACGCGGAGACCCGCATCGTCTACCGGCAGGAGTCCGACCAGCTCGGCACCACCGCCGCCGCGCTCGGGCTGACCGGGACCGAGCAGAAGCTCCTCCCGACCCTGGGGGTCGGGCAGGGGCTGTGGAAGATCAAGTCCAGAAGCTTCATCTCGCAGCACCAACTCCATCCGGTCGAGCTGGAACTGTTCCGGACTGACGCCCGCTACCTGGGCGGTCAGTCATGA
- a CDS encoding histidine phosphatase family protein, whose product MGRRIVLLRHGRTAWNAERRIQGQLDVELDAVGVEQAQAVAPLVAALDPVLVWSSDLARARLTAETVAKEAGLEPSYDERLREFRLGDHQGLTHAELDARDPAAFARFQRGEWDGIPGAEAPREVAARFAAAITDLAAALGPDETGVAVSHGAATRSGLVAFLGWPAELAHDLRALGNCARVVLEERSTGTWAMAAYNL is encoded by the coding sequence GTGGGCCGTCGCATCGTCCTGCTCCGGCACGGCCGGACCGCCTGGAACGCCGAGCGCCGTATCCAGGGTCAGCTCGACGTCGAGCTCGACGCCGTCGGCGTCGAGCAGGCGCAGGCCGTCGCGCCCCTCGTCGCCGCGCTCGACCCGGTCCTCGTGTGGTCCAGCGACCTCGCCCGGGCCCGGCTGACGGCCGAGACCGTCGCCAAGGAGGCCGGCCTCGAGCCGTCGTACGACGAGCGGCTGCGCGAGTTCCGACTCGGCGACCACCAGGGCCTGACCCACGCCGAGCTCGACGCCCGCGACCCGGCCGCCTTCGCCCGCTTCCAGCGCGGCGAGTGGGACGGCATCCCGGGCGCCGAGGCGCCGCGCGAGGTCGCCGCCCGCTTCGCCGCCGCGATCACCGATCTCGCCGCCGCCCTCGGGCCGGACGAGACCGGCGTCGCCGTCTCCCACGGCGCCGCCACCCGCTCCGGCCTGGTCGCGTTCCTGGGCTGGCCCGCCGAGCTCGCCCACGACCTGCGCGCCCTCGGCAACTGCGCTCGCGTGGTGCTCGAGGAGCGTTCCACCGGGACCTGGGCGATGGCCGCCTACAACCTGTGA
- a CDS encoding single-stranded DNA-binding protein produces MAIQTQQSFSGFVASDPQLTRTENGDARLFMKVGKEHYRQEQDGSFTQLETTFHNLVAFKAAAEQGHERLPKGDKIIAEGYVREYSYQRDGQNVEGEEFVARRLGHDMARTRYDVDRTPRRTAPERDAAAFAAPARATAQSAPAVSM; encoded by the coding sequence ATGGCCATCCAGACTCAGCAGTCGTTCTCGGGGTTCGTCGCGTCCGACCCGCAGCTCACCCGAACCGAGAACGGTGATGCCCGGCTGTTCATGAAGGTCGGCAAGGAGCACTACCGGCAGGAGCAGGACGGGTCGTTCACGCAGTTGGAGACCACCTTCCACAACCTGGTCGCGTTCAAGGCCGCCGCTGAGCAGGGCCACGAACGCCTGCCGAAGGGCGACAAGATCATCGCCGAAGGCTATGTCCGCGAGTACAGCTACCAGCGCGACGGGCAGAACGTCGAGGGTGAGGAGTTCGTCGCCCGCCGGCTCGGCCACGACATGGCCCGCACCCGCTACGACGTCGACCGCACCCCCCGACGCACCGCGCCTGAGCGTGACGCGGCCGCATTCGCCGCGCCCGCGCGCGCCACCGCCCAGTCGGCTCCGGCCGTGAGCATGTGA
- a CDS encoding DUF6112 family protein: protein MDINIDPNDTGLPGISQLRTIVGAVMTIGLILSVLALIISAIVWGFGANSSNPHLAGRGKIGVLVSCGAAVICGASVTLINFFWDVGQQV from the coding sequence ATGGACATCAACATCGACCCCAACGACACCGGACTGCCCGGCATCAGCCAGCTCCGCACCATCGTCGGCGCCGTGATGACGATCGGCCTCATCCTGAGCGTCTTGGCGCTGATCATCTCGGCGATCGTGTGGGGCTTCGGCGCCAACTCCTCCAACCCGCACCTGGCGGGCAGGGGCAAGATCGGCGTCCTCGTGAGCTGCGGCGCCGCCGTCATCTGCGGCGCGTCGGTGACGCTTATCAACTTTTTCTGGGACGTCGGCCAGCAGGTCTGA
- a CDS encoding PrgI family protein: MPTKQNESAVASAELVPVKFSRLTRRGVLLGLSLSQLITLATGVLSIVGALFAGGGVLLAYTAPIWVIAAALTWIPIAGRPAVEWLPVAFWWLWRSTGGQLLYRRRVVTPRPVGTLALPGDMARLREYTDPETNAGMIHDPHAQTLTVVCDVSHPAFVLLDPGEQERRVTSWGRVLATVCRSGRIATLQVLERTLPDSGTGLAEWWASHGTADDTWAATIYAELIERAGPAGERHATTLSLSLDMKNAARQIRTAGGGIRGAAAVLRQEMSTLVAALRSADLTPSGWLSPGEIAVILRSAYDPAIAATLERHGELGQSLATAGPVAVNESWTRLRTDSAHHAVLWVSEWPRSLVYPGFLSPVLLSTGIQRSFSLLCTPLRSDAAARDIRKKKVEHISDQAQRAKIGQIEDASQTAEYQDVLQQEADLTAGHGVLRYTGLISVSAATIEELDAGVAAIEQAAIQASCETRLLVGQQAAAFTAAALPLCRRI, encoded by the coding sequence GTGCCTACCAAACAGAACGAGAGTGCTGTCGCCTCGGCGGAGCTGGTGCCGGTGAAGTTCTCCCGCCTCACCCGCCGCGGGGTGTTGCTGGGGCTGTCCCTGTCGCAGCTCATCACCCTCGCCACCGGCGTCCTGTCCATCGTCGGAGCTCTCTTCGCCGGGGGCGGCGTCCTGCTCGCCTACACCGCTCCCATCTGGGTGATCGCCGCCGCGCTGACGTGGATACCCATCGCCGGCCGGCCCGCGGTCGAATGGCTGCCGGTCGCGTTCTGGTGGCTCTGGCGTTCGACCGGCGGGCAACTCCTGTATCGCCGGCGGGTCGTCACACCCCGCCCTGTGGGCACCCTCGCGCTGCCCGGCGACATGGCGCGACTGCGGGAGTACACCGACCCCGAAACGAACGCGGGGATGATCCACGACCCCCACGCCCAGACCCTCACCGTGGTCTGCGACGTGTCCCATCCGGCGTTCGTGCTCCTCGACCCCGGCGAGCAGGAACGACGGGTCACCTCCTGGGGACGCGTCCTGGCCACGGTTTGCCGCTCCGGCCGGATCGCCACCCTCCAAGTCCTCGAACGCACCCTGCCCGACTCCGGGACCGGACTGGCCGAGTGGTGGGCCTCCCACGGCACCGCCGACGACACCTGGGCCGCGACCATCTACGCCGAGCTGATCGAGCGCGCCGGCCCCGCCGGGGAACGCCACGCCACCACCCTGAGCCTGTCGCTGGACATGAAGAACGCCGCGCGGCAGATCAGAACGGCTGGCGGCGGTATCCGCGGTGCCGCCGCCGTGCTCCGCCAAGAGATGTCCACTCTCGTCGCCGCGCTCCGCTCAGCCGACCTCACCCCCTCGGGCTGGCTGTCACCGGGGGAGATCGCCGTCATCCTCCGCAGCGCGTATGACCCGGCGATCGCCGCCACCCTGGAACGGCACGGCGAACTCGGCCAGTCCCTCGCCACCGCCGGCCCGGTCGCGGTCAACGAGTCTTGGACCCGGCTGCGCACCGACTCCGCCCACCATGCCGTGCTGTGGGTCTCCGAATGGCCGCGGTCGCTGGTGTATCCGGGGTTCCTGTCCCCGGTGCTCCTCTCGACGGGGATTCAGCGGTCGTTCTCATTGCTGTGCACGCCACTGCGCTCCGACGCCGCCGCCAGAGACATCCGCAAGAAGAAGGTCGAGCACATCAGCGATCAGGCGCAGCGGGCCAAGATCGGGCAGATCGAAGACGCCTCCCAGACCGCTGAGTATCAAGACGTGCTCCAACAGGAAGCCGACCTGACCGCCGGCCACGGCGTGCTGCGCTACACCGGCCTCATCTCCGTCTCCGCCGCCACCATCGAGGAGCTGGACGCCGGGGTGGCGGCGATCGAACAGGCCGCCATCCAAGCCTCCTGCGAGACCCGCCTCCTGGTCGGCCAGCAAGCTGCGGCGTTCACCGCCGCCGCGCTCCCGCTCTGCCGCCGCATCTGA
- a CDS encoding conjugal transfer protein TrbL, which translates to MGVCDIPLVSTVCDTAGEAAASLVSAPFDWLAGAMGAAAGWLFEAVWSVFDTTTLVDVTSDEYVAVYNILFGIAVFVMLLFFCLQLITGLIRRDPTALSRAALGLAKSVLGSFVVITLTALLLEIVDQLCIGIIQAAGETTESMGDKITLLAAGLVGINIAAPGVGAIITIFLAGLAISAAAIVWLSLLVRKALLLVAIVLAPLAFSGASWDATKGWISKWAMFVIALIVSKLVLVVMFLVAITQVSAPIDGDLSSVADPIAGIVLMAMAAFAPYLTYKFLSFVGFDMYHAIGSEQDAKSALNRPMPTPTKPQGNDPKKVLDEGGGKSGGGSGDGGGGGKKPPEPKNPKPQASSGTAGSAGAGGGKAAATSGAGAGASGGAGAGAGVAAAGPAAAAVVAAKVAKDAATTGPKAGTALGGQGEAAADSAGQTGSTPPPAAQAPPPSTPAPKTPSPGPSAPEVRPPKQPPPPAPKPTGKE; encoded by the coding sequence GTGGGTGTGTGCGATATCCCCCTCGTCTCGACCGTCTGCGACACCGCCGGCGAAGCCGCCGCCTCGCTGGTCTCCGCCCCGTTCGACTGGCTCGCCGGCGCGATGGGCGCCGCCGCCGGCTGGTTGTTCGAAGCCGTCTGGTCCGTCTTCGACACCACCACCCTCGTCGACGTCACCAGCGACGAGTACGTGGCGGTCTACAACATCCTGTTCGGCATCGCGGTGTTCGTGATGCTGCTGTTCTTCTGCCTCCAACTCATCACCGGACTCATCCGCCGCGACCCCACCGCACTATCCCGCGCAGCACTCGGGTTGGCGAAGTCGGTGCTGGGATCGTTCGTGGTCATCACGCTGACCGCGCTGCTGTTGGAGATAGTCGACCAGCTCTGCATCGGGATCATCCAGGCCGCCGGGGAGACCACCGAGTCGATGGGCGACAAGATCACCCTGCTCGCCGCAGGGCTGGTCGGCATCAACATCGCCGCACCCGGGGTCGGCGCGATCATCACGATCTTCCTCGCCGGCCTGGCCATCAGCGCAGCCGCCATCGTCTGGCTCTCCCTGCTGGTCCGCAAGGCGCTGCTGCTGGTCGCGATCGTGCTCGCCCCGCTGGCGTTCTCCGGGGCGTCGTGGGATGCGACGAAGGGGTGGATCAGCAAATGGGCGATGTTCGTCATCGCCCTGATCGTCTCCAAGCTCGTCCTGGTCGTGATGTTCCTGGTCGCTATCACCCAGGTGTCGGCACCGATCGACGGCGACCTGTCCTCTGTGGCGGACCCGATCGCCGGGATCGTGCTGATGGCGATGGCCGCCTTCGCCCCGTACCTGACCTACAAGTTCCTCAGCTTCGTCGGGTTCGACATGTACCACGCCATCGGCTCCGAACAGGACGCCAAGAGCGCCCTCAACCGCCCCATGCCGACTCCGACCAAGCCGCAAGGCAACGACCCGAAAAAGGTTCTCGATGAAGGCGGCGGCAAGTCCGGCGGAGGAAGCGGAGACGGTGGCGGTGGTGGGAAGAAGCCACCGGAGCCGAAGAACCCCAAGCCGCAGGCATCCAGCGGCACTGCCGGCTCGGCCGGGGCCGGTGGTGGGAAGGCCGCCGCGACCAGCGGCGCCGGCGCCGGGGCAAGCGGTGGAGCAGGCGCCGGCGCCGGTGTTGCGGCGGCGGGTCCCGCCGCTGCGGCCGTGGTCGCGGCGAAGGTCGCCAAGGACGCCGCGACCACCGGCCCCAAGGCCGGCACGGCCCTCGGTGGGCAGGGCGAGGCCGCGGCCGACTCCGCCGGCCAGACCGGCAGCACCCCACCACCGGCCGCGCAGGCGCCCCCGCCGTCAACGCCGGCACCGAAGACACCCTCGCCTGGTCCATCTGCGCCGGAGGTGCGTCCCCCGAAACAGCCTCCGCCGCCTGCCCCCAAGCCCACCGGGAAGGAGTGA
- a CDS encoding DUF4913 domain-containing protein — MDEYTPEPDEPDHFDPDDEPDTAADDVAEPPHPVNWNLLSADDLEVEWLALNDWVAWLRRTYGLPASVVPPFWHRHPELVWELSALHLHWLGAYDPEQAGSAPFGWHRDFADARSRLREWVAASGTRLDRDRPTRQTTWPGEDPASAVEDVVIADRAEDFVQFVFEQVEARREAEEAFFRSLDEQTGEVT, encoded by the coding sequence ATGGATGAGTACACGCCCGAGCCTGACGAGCCCGACCACTTCGACCCGGATGATGAGCCCGATACCGCGGCGGACGATGTGGCCGAGCCGCCGCACCCGGTGAACTGGAATCTGCTGTCCGCCGACGATCTGGAAGTCGAGTGGTTGGCACTGAACGACTGGGTGGCGTGGCTGCGCCGCACTTACGGGCTGCCCGCCAGTGTGGTGCCGCCGTTCTGGCACCGCCACCCAGAACTCGTCTGGGAGCTGTCGGCCCTGCATCTGCACTGGCTGGGCGCCTACGACCCCGAGCAGGCCGGTTCTGCTCCGTTCGGCTGGCATCGGGACTTCGCCGACGCCCGGAGCCGGCTCCGCGAATGGGTCGCCGCCTCCGGCACCCGCCTGGACCGCGACCGACCCACCAGGCAGACCACGTGGCCCGGCGAAGACCCCGCATCCGCGGTCGAGGACGTCGTGATCGCCGACCGTGCGGAGGACTTCGTGCAGTTCGTGTTCGAGCAGGTCGAGGCCCGCCGCGAGGCCGAGGAGGCATTCTTCCGCTCCCTCGATGAGCAGACAGGAGAAGTTACGTGA
- the nadD gene encoding nicotinate-nucleotide adenylyltransferase, which produces MTGAPRRTRIGVMGGTFDPIHHGHLVAASEVQGWFDLDEVVFVPTGQPWQKADRQVSPAEHRYLMTVIATAANPRFTVSRVDIDRGGPTYTGDTLRDLRAERPDADLYFITGADALTDIFSWRDPDELFELAHFVGCTRPGSEMDPATLARIPHDRVTMVEIPALAISSTDCRERQRAGQPVWYLVPDGVVQYITKHGLYPAIH; this is translated from the coding sequence GTGACGGGCGCGCCACGCCGTACCCGGATCGGGGTGATGGGCGGCACCTTCGACCCCATCCACCACGGCCACCTCGTCGCGGCGTCGGAGGTCCAGGGCTGGTTCGACCTCGACGAGGTCGTCTTCGTGCCCACCGGCCAGCCCTGGCAGAAGGCGGACCGGCAGGTCTCGCCGGCCGAGCACCGCTACCTGATGACCGTCATCGCGACCGCCGCGAACCCCCGGTTCACGGTCAGCCGGGTCGACATCGACCGGGGCGGGCCGACGTACACGGGTGACACGCTGCGCGACCTGCGCGCCGAGCGACCGGACGCGGACCTCTACTTCATCACCGGCGCCGACGCGCTCACCGACATCTTCAGCTGGCGCGATCCCGACGAGCTGTTCGAGCTCGCCCACTTCGTGGGCTGCACCCGGCCCGGTTCGGAGATGGACCCCGCGACGCTTGCGCGAATCCCGCACGACCGGGTCACCATGGTGGAGATCCCCGCCCTGGCGATCTCCTCCACCGACTGCCGCGAGCGACAGCGGGCGGGGCAGCCGGTCTGGTACCTCGTGCCCGACGGCGTCGTCCAGTACATCACCAAGCACGGGCTCTACCCCGCCATCCACTGA
- a CDS encoding CDP-alcohol phosphatidyltransferase family protein encodes MAGSPDRIYADPSVERLFTGATIITFVRTVITIAIAVWAAYDQSLTWIVIGLVTYWVGDSIDGEWARWRDCETRMGAVVDMMCDRLSCGVLYVGLIWLQPGGWISEEPMTWIGIPIAIYLFEFMVIDMYLSLAFLAWPIRSPNYFHVIDRRIYLWNWSRVGKAANSGAFAVILLVSGWVWLGTVIAVGLLVLKCVSLRWLLQLGMPVPAREVPSA; translated from the coding sequence ATGGCAGGCTCCCCGGACCGGATCTACGCCGATCCCTCGGTCGAACGGCTCTTCACCGGGGCGACCATCATCACCTTCGTCCGCACGGTCATCACGATCGCGATCGCGGTGTGGGCGGCGTACGACCAGAGCCTGACCTGGATCGTCATCGGTCTGGTGACCTACTGGGTCGGCGACAGCATCGACGGCGAGTGGGCGCGGTGGCGCGACTGCGAGACCCGGATGGGCGCGGTCGTCGACATGATGTGCGACCGGCTCAGCTGCGGGGTGCTCTACGTCGGGCTGATCTGGCTCCAGCCGGGCGGCTGGATCAGCGAGGAGCCGATGACCTGGATCGGGATCCCCATCGCGATCTACCTCTTCGAGTTCATGGTCATCGACATGTACCTCTCGCTCGCCTTCCTCGCCTGGCCGATCCGCAGTCCCAACTACTTCCACGTCATCGACCGGCGGATCTACCTGTGGAACTGGTCGCGCGTCGGCAAGGCCGCCAACTCCGGCGCCTTCGCCGTGATCCTGCTCGTCAGCGGCTGGGTGTGGCTCGGCACCGTGATCGCCGTGGGCCTGCTGGTCCTCAAGTGCGTCTCACTGCGCTGGCTGCTCCAGCTCGGGATGCCCGTTCCGGCACGTGAGGTCCCGTCGGCATGA
- a CDS encoding DUF6112 family protein — protein MDVFPDFEGLEGIGDLREVIGALLTFVLIIAVLMLIVCAIAWALSTANGHHGAATKARIGAWTALGTAVLAGGGVAWLNWLLDLGQQL, from the coding sequence ATGGACGTGTTCCCCGACTTCGAGGGCCTGGAAGGGATCGGTGACCTGCGCGAGGTCATCGGCGCGCTGCTGACCTTCGTGCTCATCATCGCCGTGCTGATGCTGATCGTCTGCGCCATCGCCTGGGCGCTGTCGACCGCGAACGGCCACCACGGTGCCGCCACCAAAGCCCGCATCGGTGCTTGGACCGCACTGGGCACGGCGGTCTTGGCCGGCGGAGGCGTGGCCTGGCTGAACTGGCTGCTCGACCTCGGCCAGCAACTCTGA
- a CDS encoding TraM recognition domain-containing protein — protein sequence MNSPQERQTGSFGDELTNAALIALVGMFGVALTLRASGSVAAFLTGTTQPAAGPASGLGVLFNPGDPAAALDAAGLNPVVYWIVTALLLTALAVGSGWVWMRLRRHTRKTETDPRRLAGTATGHEVSQTASSKALLRRAGTLRPSLETPAPADVGYLLGASHGKQVWASVEDSILLLGPPRSGKGLHVVINAILDAPGAVVTTSTRPDNLTATLRARQRDGRPVGVFDPQHLAEGVPAGLRWSPVRGCEDPLTAMIRATGLASATDLSSGGVESGGFWEGKTRTALQALLHAAALDGRPPAELFRWTLDPSIAAEAVAVLTNHPHAAVGWADSLGAMIDSDPKTRDSIWQGVSLALSALADPRVLDAVTPRDGEHFDPEAFLTQRGTLYLLATGAGAGASSSLVAAFVEDLVEAARRLAARSAGARLDPPLLLALDEIGNLSPLPSLPTLMAEGGGTGITCLPVLQSLAQAREKWGDNAAGAIWDASIVKIILGGASNSRDLQDLSSLIGERDEYTDSVTLGDHGTRSNQRSVRRVPILPPDRIRTLPFGTGVTLLRSAPPIVTDLRAWPTRPDAAQLGTDRSAIEALLRRPTAT from the coding sequence GTGAACAGCCCACAGGAGCGGCAGACCGGCTCCTTCGGGGACGAGCTGACCAACGCCGCCCTCATCGCCCTGGTCGGCATGTTCGGCGTCGCGCTCACCCTGCGCGCATCCGGCAGCGTGGCCGCGTTCCTCACCGGAACCACCCAACCCGCCGCCGGACCGGCCTCCGGACTCGGGGTGCTGTTCAACCCCGGCGACCCGGCCGCCGCTCTCGACGCCGCCGGGCTGAACCCGGTCGTCTACTGGATCGTCACCGCCCTCCTGCTCACCGCACTGGCCGTGGGCAGCGGGTGGGTGTGGATGCGGCTTCGCCGCCACACCCGCAAGACCGAGACCGACCCCCGCCGCCTCGCCGGCACCGCCACCGGCCACGAAGTCAGCCAGACCGCCTCCAGCAAGGCACTACTGCGCCGTGCCGGCACACTGCGCCCCTCCCTGGAGACGCCCGCACCGGCGGATGTGGGCTACCTGCTCGGCGCCAGCCACGGCAAACAGGTCTGGGCATCGGTCGAAGACTCGATCCTGCTTCTCGGCCCACCCCGCTCCGGCAAAGGGCTCCATGTCGTCATCAACGCCATCCTCGACGCGCCGGGCGCGGTCGTCACCACCTCGACACGGCCGGACAACCTCACCGCCACCCTCCGCGCCCGGCAACGCGACGGACGGCCCGTGGGGGTGTTCGATCCCCAGCACCTCGCCGAAGGCGTCCCCGCCGGACTGCGCTGGTCCCCGGTCCGCGGCTGCGAAGACCCCCTGACGGCCATGATCCGCGCCACCGGCCTCGCCTCCGCCACCGACCTCTCCTCCGGCGGGGTCGAGTCCGGCGGGTTCTGGGAAGGCAAGACCCGCACCGCGCTCCAAGCCCTGCTGCACGCCGCCGCCCTCGACGGCCGGCCACCAGCCGAGCTGTTCCGGTGGACCCTCGACCCCTCCATCGCCGCCGAAGCCGTCGCCGTCCTCACCAACCACCCCCACGCCGCGGTGGGATGGGCCGACTCACTCGGGGCGATGATCGACTCCGACCCCAAGACCCGCGACTCCATCTGGCAAGGCGTCTCCCTCGCACTCTCCGCCCTCGCCGACCCCCGCGTCCTCGACGCCGTCACTCCACGCGACGGCGAACACTTCGACCCCGAAGCCTTCCTCACCCAGCGCGGCACCCTCTATTTGCTCGCCACGGGTGCTGGGGCCGGTGCGTCGTCCTCGTTGGTGGCGGCGTTCGTGGAAGACCTCGTCGAAGCCGCCCGCCGCCTCGCCGCCCGCTCGGCCGGCGCCCGCCTCGACCCACCCCTGCTGCTCGCGCTCGATGAGATCGGCAACCTCAGCCCGTTGCCGTCGCTGCCGACACTGATGGCCGAAGGCGGCGGCACCGGCATCACCTGCCTGCCCGTGCTCCAGTCCCTCGCCCAAGCACGGGAGAAGTGGGGCGACAACGCCGCCGGCGCCATCTGGGACGCCAGCATCGTCAAGATCATCCTCGGCGGCGCCTCCAACTCCCGGGACCTCCAAGACCTCTCCTCCCTGATCGGCGAACGCGACGAGTACACCGACTCGGTGACCCTCGGCGATCACGGCACCAGATCGAACCAACGCTCCGTGCGGCGGGTGCCAATCCTGCCGCCCGACCGGATCAGGACCTTGCCCTTCGGCACCGGGGTCACCCTGCTGCGCTCCGCGCCACCGATCGTGACCGACCTGCGCGCCTGGCCCACCCGCCCCGACGCCGCCCAGCTCGGCACGGACCGCTCGGCCATCGAGGCCCTGCTGCGGCGCCCGACGGCCACCTGA
- the rsfS gene encoding ribosome silencing factor: protein MTATDHAVRLVHVAALAAADKLATDQLAFDVSEQLAITDAFLLATGANDRQVRAIVEEIEDKLRELDAKPIRREGHRDGRWVLLDYGDVVIHVQHAEEREYYALERLWRDCPTIDLPDGVHGPVPPSAGE, encoded by the coding sequence ATGACCGCCACCGACCACGCCGTCCGGCTCGTCCACGTCGCCGCTCTCGCCGCGGCGGACAAGCTGGCGACCGACCAGCTGGCCTTCGACGTCAGCGAGCAGCTCGCCATCACCGACGCCTTCCTGCTCGCCACCGGCGCGAACGACCGCCAGGTCCGCGCCATCGTCGAGGAGATCGAGGACAAGCTGCGCGAGCTCGACGCCAAGCCGATCCGCCGGGAGGGGCACCGTGACGGTCGCTGGGTGCTGCTCGACTACGGCGACGTCGTGATCCACGTCCAGCACGCCGAGGAGCGCGAGTACTACGCGCTGGAGCGCCTGTGGCGCGACTGCCCGACCATCGACCTCCCCGACGGGGTCCACGGCCCGGTCCCGCCGTCGGCCGGGGAGTGA